In a single window of the Anas acuta chromosome 24, bAnaAcu1.1, whole genome shotgun sequence genome:
- the NGF gene encoding beta-nerve growth factor isoform X1 — MWCLSSSGKEPGLYLPKISNVVHPERADGIDGGCWRLLSQPECWGMSTWQVHSVMSMLYYTLIIAFFIGTQAAPKSEDNAPLEYPAEHSLPKSHQSNGHHISKAAPQTTHSHSTWTIGRREDINITMDPSLFKKKRFRSPRVLFSTRPPPVSGQGQNMGQLSSAVSLNRTARTKRTAHPVLHRGEFSVCDSVSMWVGDKTTATDIKGKEVTVLGEVNINNNIFKQYFFETKCRDPKPVSSGCRGIDAKHWNSYCTTTHTFVKALTMEGKQAAWRFIRIDTACVCVLSRKSGRP, encoded by the exons ATGTGGTGTCTGAGCTCTTCTGGGAAGGAGCCTGGGCTTTATCTGCCCAAAATCAGCAATGTGGTGCATCCTGAAAGGGCAGATGGGATAGAtggaggctgctggaggctgctgagcCAGCCAGAGTGCTGGGGCATGTCCACATGGCAG gTGCATAGCGTAATGTCCATGCTGTACTACACTCTGATTATAGCTTTTTTCATCGGCACACAGGCAGCTCCAAAGTCAGAAGACAATGCTCCACTGGAGTATCCTGCAGAACACTCCCTACCCAAATCCCACCAGAGTAACGGACACCACATTTCCAAGGCAGCTCCACAGACAACCCACAGCCACTCTACTTGGACGATAGGTAGAAGAGAAGATATAAACATTACCATGGACCCAAGTTTATTTAAGAAGAAGCGTTTCCGGTCTCCTCGGGTTCTGTTCAGTACACGGCCCCCTCCAGTATCAGGGCAAGGACAGAATATGGGACAGCTCAGCAGTGCAGTCTCTCTCAACAGGACTGCCAGGACCAAGAGGACAGCGCATCCTGTATTGCACCGGGGAGAGTTCTCAGTGTGTGACAGTGTCAGCATGTGGGTTGGGGACAAAACCACAGCCACTGACATCAAAGGCAAAGAGGTGACAGTGTTGGGAGAGGTCAACATtaacaacaacatttttaaacagtactTTTTTGAGACCAAGTGCAGGGACCCTAAGCCAGTCTCCAGTGGGTGCCGAGGGATTGATGCAAAGCACTGGAACTCTTACTGCACCACAACACACACCTTTGTCAAAGCACTGACCATGGAGGGCAAGCAAGCAGCCTGGCGGTTTATTCGAATTGACACAGCCTGCGTGTGTGTGCTCAGCAGGAAGTCGGGGAGACCCTGA
- the NGF gene encoding beta-nerve growth factor isoform X2, whose amino-acid sequence MWCLSSSGKEPGLYLPKISNVVHPERADGIDGGCWRLLSQPECWGMSTWQAAPKSEDNAPLEYPAEHSLPKSHQSNGHHISKAAPQTTHSHSTWTIGRREDINITMDPSLFKKKRFRSPRVLFSTRPPPVSGQGQNMGQLSSAVSLNRTARTKRTAHPVLHRGEFSVCDSVSMWVGDKTTATDIKGKEVTVLGEVNINNNIFKQYFFETKCRDPKPVSSGCRGIDAKHWNSYCTTTHTFVKALTMEGKQAAWRFIRIDTACVCVLSRKSGRP is encoded by the exons ATGTGGTGTCTGAGCTCTTCTGGGAAGGAGCCTGGGCTTTATCTGCCCAAAATCAGCAATGTGGTGCATCCTGAAAGGGCAGATGGGATAGAtggaggctgctggaggctgctgagcCAGCCAGAGTGCTGGGGCATGTCCACATGGCAG GCAGCTCCAAAGTCAGAAGACAATGCTCCACTGGAGTATCCTGCAGAACACTCCCTACCCAAATCCCACCAGAGTAACGGACACCACATTTCCAAGGCAGCTCCACAGACAACCCACAGCCACTCTACTTGGACGATAGGTAGAAGAGAAGATATAAACATTACCATGGACCCAAGTTTATTTAAGAAGAAGCGTTTCCGGTCTCCTCGGGTTCTGTTCAGTACACGGCCCCCTCCAGTATCAGGGCAAGGACAGAATATGGGACAGCTCAGCAGTGCAGTCTCTCTCAACAGGACTGCCAGGACCAAGAGGACAGCGCATCCTGTATTGCACCGGGGAGAGTTCTCAGTGTGTGACAGTGTCAGCATGTGGGTTGGGGACAAAACCACAGCCACTGACATCAAAGGCAAAGAGGTGACAGTGTTGGGAGAGGTCAACATtaacaacaacatttttaaacagtactTTTTTGAGACCAAGTGCAGGGACCCTAAGCCAGTCTCCAGTGGGTGCCGAGGGATTGATGCAAAGCACTGGAACTCTTACTGCACCACAACACACACCTTTGTCAAAGCACTGACCATGGAGGGCAAGCAAGCAGCCTGGCGGTTTATTCGAATTGACACAGCCTGCGTGTGTGTGCTCAGCAGGAAGTCGGGGAGACCCTGA
- the NGF gene encoding beta-nerve growth factor isoform X3, with product MSMLYYTLIIAFFIGTQAAPKSEDNAPLEYPAEHSLPKSHQSNGHHISKAAPQTTHSHSTWTIGRREDINITMDPSLFKKKRFRSPRVLFSTRPPPVSGQGQNMGQLSSAVSLNRTARTKRTAHPVLHRGEFSVCDSVSMWVGDKTTATDIKGKEVTVLGEVNINNNIFKQYFFETKCRDPKPVSSGCRGIDAKHWNSYCTTTHTFVKALTMEGKQAAWRFIRIDTACVCVLSRKSGRP from the coding sequence ATGTCCATGCTGTACTACACTCTGATTATAGCTTTTTTCATCGGCACACAGGCAGCTCCAAAGTCAGAAGACAATGCTCCACTGGAGTATCCTGCAGAACACTCCCTACCCAAATCCCACCAGAGTAACGGACACCACATTTCCAAGGCAGCTCCACAGACAACCCACAGCCACTCTACTTGGACGATAGGTAGAAGAGAAGATATAAACATTACCATGGACCCAAGTTTATTTAAGAAGAAGCGTTTCCGGTCTCCTCGGGTTCTGTTCAGTACACGGCCCCCTCCAGTATCAGGGCAAGGACAGAATATGGGACAGCTCAGCAGTGCAGTCTCTCTCAACAGGACTGCCAGGACCAAGAGGACAGCGCATCCTGTATTGCACCGGGGAGAGTTCTCAGTGTGTGACAGTGTCAGCATGTGGGTTGGGGACAAAACCACAGCCACTGACATCAAAGGCAAAGAGGTGACAGTGTTGGGAGAGGTCAACATtaacaacaacatttttaaacagtactTTTTTGAGACCAAGTGCAGGGACCCTAAGCCAGTCTCCAGTGGGTGCCGAGGGATTGATGCAAAGCACTGGAACTCTTACTGCACCACAACACACACCTTTGTCAAAGCACTGACCATGGAGGGCAAGCAAGCAGCCTGGCGGTTTATTCGAATTGACACAGCCTGCGTGTGTGTGCTCAGCAGGAAGTCGGGGAGACCCTGA